GTTGAGCGACACCCTCAAAGGAAAGCAGGGGCGATTCCGACAGAACCTGCTCGGGAAGCGTGTCGACTATTCAGGTCGTACCGTCATCACCGTGGGCCCCAACCTGAGATTGCATCAATGCGGCTTGCCCAAGAAAATGGCCTTGGAGCTTTTCAAGCCGTTTGTTTACTACCGACTGGAACAAAAGGGGCTCGTTTCAACGGTCAAGAGCGCCAAGAAGATGGTCGAGCGCGAAGTTCCGGAAGTGTGGGATACCCTCGACGAGGTGGTGCGTGAATACCCCGTCATGCTCAACCGCGCACCGACACTGCACCGACTCGGTATTCAGGCCTTTGAGCCGACCCTGATCGAGGGTAAGGCCATACAACTGCATCCATTGGTCTGTACCGCCTTTAACGCAGACTTTGACGGCGACCAAATGGCCGTTCACGTTCCCCTGTCGGTCGAGTCTCAAATCGAAGCGCGTGTGTTGATGCTCTCCTCCAACAATATTCTGTCTCCGGCCAATGGGAGCCCGATCATCGTTCCCAGCCAGGACATCGTGTTGGGCACCTATTACATGACCCGCGCAATCGACGGCCGCAAGGGCGAAGGGAAGATTTTTTCAAATCCCGAGGAGGTGCGTATCTCTTACGATGCGCGCGAAGTCGACCTGCATGCCAAAATCGTGGTTCGTGTGTCGGGCAAACGTCACGAAACGACGGTCGGAAGAGTCCTCTTTTGGGAAATCATGCCCAAGGACAACCTAATGGTGATGCGTCATCTGATGGTTGGCACCCGCGACGAAGCCGAGTCGATCCTTGGTGAGATCAACGAGGGTAAAGATTTCATCGCGTTGATTCAAACGCGGTCACACAGCGATGATCGAGAGCAGGATGGATTTATCGGTCAACTCAGACGCGATGAGTTTCAACGCATTTTCGATATCAAACAGGACATCGTGGACAAGGTCTATGGCCTCGAAGAGGGTGATGTCACCTCCGTGATTAAATGCGGGGACGGTTTTCACATCTTTCAGATAGTCGAAAAGCGCCAGGAAATGCCGTTCGAAGCCGTCAACAAGGCTATGGACAAAGGGGCTCTGCGTGATCTGGTGGACTTTGCCTACCGTAACCTCGGGCCCAAAGCGACGGTCATCTTGTCTGACCGCATCAAGGACACGGGGTACAAATATTCGACCAAGGGCGGGCTCTCCATTTCCATCGATGACATGATCATCCCGGAAGCCAAGTGGGAGATCCTCAAGCAGGCCGAACAGCAGGTCACCGAAATTGGTCGTCAATACACCGAAGGTCTCATAACCCAGGGCGAGAAGTACAACAAGGTCGTCGATATCTGGGCCAAAGCGACCGACGATGTGGCCAACGAGATGATGGAATCCATGAAAAATGCGCCCGTCTATGATGAGAGGGGCAAGCCTGTTCTAGATGAAGACGGCAAGCCGATAATCGCCGAGAGCCTGAACCCGATTTATATGATGGCGGATTCGGGTGCCCGCGGCAGTAAGGACCAGATGCGGCAGCTGGCCGGTATGCGCGGTTTGATGGCCAAGCCTTCGGGTGAAATCATCGAAACACCGATTCAGGCCAACTTCCGAGAGGGATTGTCGGTGCTGCAGTACTTCATCTCAACCCACGGTGCCCGTAAAGGTTTGGCCGACACAGCATTAAAGACCGCCAACTCGGGATATCTGACTCGCCGTTTGGCCGATGTGGCCCAGGACGCAACCATCACCGAACCCGATTGCGGTACGATGATGGGAGTGGAAGTCGAGCCGCTCATGGAAGGTGGTGAGGTGATCCAGCGTCTTGGAGAGCGCATTTTAGGGCGCGTTACCGTTGAAGACATACTCGATCCCTTTACCGATGAAGTGTTGATTCCGGCCAACCATGAGATTGACGAGCGTGCGGTCAAAATTATCGAGGAGGCTGGCATCACGCGTGCCAAGATTCGGAGCGTGCTGACCTGTCAGACCAAATTCGGCGTTTGTGCCGCCTGTTATGGCCGTGATCTCGCCCATGGAAAGCGGGTGGAAATCGGACAATCCATCGGTATCCTCGCTGCGCAGTCCATCGGCGAGCCGGGTACCCAGTTGACCATGCGTACATTCCACATCGGTGGTACGGCCAGTCGGCGGGTCGAGCAGGCCGACATCCGGGCGCGTACGGCCGGTAACATCAAATATCTGGACCTGAACATCGTCCAAAATGCCGATGGCCACAATGTGGTCATGAACCGGCGTGGTGGCGAGTGCGCCATTTTGGGCAAAGCCGGTCGTGAGCGTGAACGTTTTCCGGTCATCTACGGCGCCCATATCCTGGTCAAAGACGGCGAAGCAGTCGAACCTGGCCAGTTGCTGGCTTCGTGGGACCCGTTTACCACGCCGATCATCACCGAGGTGGCCGGGACGGTCAAATTCGGTGACCTGGTGCCGGGCAAAACCATGCAGGAGAAGGTGGATCCCGTGACCGGCAAATCGAGCCGCACGGTCATCGAATCCAAGACCGGTGAGGAGCGCCCGCGCATCTCGATCAAGGGCGAGGACGGCAAAACCGCCAAATTGAAAGGCGGCAGCGGCATGGCGCGATACATACTCCCGGTGGACGCCATTCTGATGATCGAAGAGGGCGATGAGGTCAAGGCCGGAGACGTGGTTGCCAAGCTGCCGCGGGCCACGACCAAAACCAAGGACATCACCGGTGGTCTACCGAGGGTCGCCGAGCTTTTCGAGGTGCGAAAGCCCAAAGAAATCGCGGTGCTCAGCGAGATCGAAGGTTACGTCAGCATTGCCAAATCCACCAAAAAAGGAAAGCAGAAGGTAACGATTTCACCGGTGGACGTGGGGGACAAGAAGGAATATCTGATTCCCCGCGGCAAACATATCA
This Desulfatitalea tepidiphila DNA region includes the following protein-coding sequences:
- the rpoC gene encoding DNA-directed RNA polymerase subunit beta'; this encodes METLYDFFAKPTDPRQYRGVRVALASPEQIRQWSHGEIKKPETINYRTFKPERDGLFCAKIFGPTKDYECNCGKYKRMKHRGVICEKCGVEVIQSKVRRERMGHIELATPVSHIWFLKSLPSKIGNLLDLTLKSMEKVLYFDSYIVTDPKDTALQRGQLLTEEKYREALELYGSKFEAGIGAEAVKQLLQGMDLNQLYTTLREEVRSTNSVAKRQKLSKRLRIVDAFRKSGLDPVWMIMDVIPVLPPDLRPLVPLEGGRFATSDLNDLYRRVINRNNRLKRLVDLKAPDIIVRNEKRMLQESVDVLFDNGRHGRVITGTNKRPLKSLSDTLKGKQGRFRQNLLGKRVDYSGRTVITVGPNLRLHQCGLPKKMALELFKPFVYYRLEQKGLVSTVKSAKKMVEREVPEVWDTLDEVVREYPVMLNRAPTLHRLGIQAFEPTLIEGKAIQLHPLVCTAFNADFDGDQMAVHVPLSVESQIEARVLMLSSNNILSPANGSPIIVPSQDIVLGTYYMTRAIDGRKGEGKIFSNPEEVRISYDAREVDLHAKIVVRVSGKRHETTVGRVLFWEIMPKDNLMVMRHLMVGTRDEAESILGEINEGKDFIALIQTRSHSDDREQDGFIGQLRRDEFQRIFDIKQDIVDKVYGLEEGDVTSVIKCGDGFHIFQIVEKRQEMPFEAVNKAMDKGALRDLVDFAYRNLGPKATVILSDRIKDTGYKYSTKGGLSISIDDMIIPEAKWEILKQAEQQVTEIGRQYTEGLITQGEKYNKVVDIWAKATDDVANEMMESMKNAPVYDERGKPVLDEDGKPIIAESLNPIYMMADSGARGSKDQMRQLAGMRGLMAKPSGEIIETPIQANFREGLSVLQYFISTHGARKGLADTALKTANSGYLTRRLADVAQDATITEPDCGTMMGVEVEPLMEGGEVIQRLGERILGRVTVEDILDPFTDEVLIPANHEIDERAVKIIEEAGITRAKIRSVLTCQTKFGVCAACYGRDLAHGKRVEIGQSIGILAAQSIGEPGTQLTMRTFHIGGTASRRVEQADIRARTAGNIKYLDLNIVQNADGHNVVMNRRGGECAILGKAGRERERFPVIYGAHILVKDGEAVEPGQLLASWDPFTTPIITEVAGTVKFGDLVPGKTMQEKVDPVTGKSSRTVIESKTGEERPRISIKGEDGKTAKLKGGSGMARYILPVDAILMIEEGDEVKAGDVVAKLPRATTKTKDITGGLPRVAELFEVRKPKEIAVLSEIEGYVSIAKSTKKGKQKVTISPVDVGDKKEYLIPRGKHINVYEGDYVKAGEALVGGSAIPQDILRIKGEVALARYLVDEVQEVYRLQGVRINDKHIEVIVRQMMRRVKVIDVGDTDFIVEEQVDRTVFDDANKAVIEQGGKPATAEPLILGITKASLSTDSFISAASFQETTKVLTDASIAGTVDYLRGLKENVIMGRLIPAGTGLLDYLGLEVQQSEMALERS